In Pseudomonadota bacterium, one DNA window encodes the following:
- a CDS encoding molybdopterin-dependent oxidoreductase, which produces MKIKRRDFLKLSVAAGAAASMGRPVMNAFAESHGNKQIGEAPGEWKASTCQGCTTWCPVEIFVQDGRAVKVRGNPLSKQNDGSVCPRGHLSLQQVYDPDRVKVPMKRTNPKKGRGIDPKFVPISWDEAFNTIADKMMELRNNGEPEKYLLMRGRYTYMRDIIYDGVTKIFGSPNNLSHSSICAEAENFGAYYTEGMWGYRDYDISNSKYVLVWGCDPVSSNRLVPATIKRLGDVLDQATVAVVDPKLNNTAAKAQEWLPLLPGTDGALALAIAHVLLSEGLWFKEFVGDFTDGKNRFKAGMEVDEATFAEKESHGVVKWWNIAVKDMTPKKAAEITQVPEEQIVRVARGMAKAAPNVAVWMGPGAAMHVRGAYSAMAVNALNGLVGGIDNVGGTLPSNKVPVKHMPKLDAYQDEIAKKGTKNKKIDQRGTKSHPALKEGKPGGGVITNNAATGILASDPYEIKVAVGYMNNFVFSCTGAERWEKAMEKIPFFAHITTHASEMTQYADIVLPGASSMYEKLCWVKQKQNRYAQCTLLQQVVKPMWEVINDETEFPWMLGEKFAERGFPNLIDFLKKEFKDPETGKEATNSKEFTEYAVKYYTQDLWNGKDVGGDKINGWAEMQKRGMWNSDAQPYKKRWGGKFGKDEEKDGKKTTKGTVTHKFEFYSETLKHALEKHAEKHKTTVDDILAACNYTAAGELAFVPHYEPPFRYGSMAEYPFTFIDYKSRLNREGRSANSPWYNEFKHVDPGDVGHQDVLKINPADAKKLGIKDGDALRVTSVAATIDCTARLWEGIRPGTVAKAFGQGHWAYGKVAAKDYTKAEPRGGNNNTLMPFDTERLSGGNVRNGGFTGVKIERV; this is translated from the coding sequence ATGAAGATCAAACGAAGAGATTTTCTGAAGTTGTCGGTGGCGGCGGGCGCCGCCGCATCCATGGGCAGGCCGGTCATGAACGCCTTTGCGGAATCACACGGCAATAAACAAATCGGCGAAGCGCCCGGTGAATGGAAGGCCTCCACCTGCCAGGGCTGCACGACCTGGTGCCCGGTGGAGATTTTCGTCCAGGATGGCCGGGCCGTCAAAGTGCGGGGAAATCCCCTATCAAAACAAAATGACGGGTCTGTCTGCCCCAGAGGTCATCTTTCCCTGCAGCAGGTCTATGATCCTGACCGGGTCAAGGTTCCCATGAAGCGTACGAATCCAAAAAAAGGGCGCGGCATCGACCCCAAATTCGTACCCATTTCCTGGGATGAGGCCTTCAATACCATCGCCGACAAGATGATGGAACTGCGCAACAACGGCGAGCCGGAAAAATATCTGCTGATGCGCGGCCGGTACACCTACATGCGGGATATCATTTATGACGGCGTTACCAAGATTTTCGGCTCACCCAACAACCTCTCCCACAGCTCCATCTGCGCCGAGGCCGAAAATTTCGGCGCCTACTACACCGAAGGCATGTGGGGCTACCGAGACTACGATATCAGCAATTCAAAGTATGTTCTGGTCTGGGGCTGTGATCCAGTGAGCAGCAACCGGTTGGTCCCGGCCACCATCAAGAGGCTGGGCGATGTTCTCGACCAGGCCACCGTGGCCGTTGTTGACCCGAAACTGAACAACACCGCGGCCAAGGCCCAGGAGTGGCTGCCGCTCTTGCCCGGCACCGATGGCGCCCTGGCCCTGGCCATTGCCCATGTTTTGCTTTCCGAAGGGCTCTGGTTCAAGGAGTTTGTCGGTGATTTTACCGACGGCAAAAACCGTTTCAAGGCCGGGATGGAAGTTGACGAAGCAACCTTTGCGGAAAAGGAATCCCATGGGGTGGTCAAGTGGTGGAATATTGCGGTCAAGGACATGACACCGAAGAAGGCCGCCGAGATCACTCAAGTTCCCGAGGAGCAGATCGTCCGGGTGGCCCGCGGCATGGCCAAGGCGGCGCCGAATGTGGCGGTGTGGATGGGACCGGGAGCTGCCATGCACGTCCGTGGCGCCTATTCCGCCATGGCGGTCAACGCCTTGAACGGTCTGGTCGGCGGCATCGATAATGTGGGCGGCACCCTGCCCTCAAACAAAGTGCCGGTCAAGCATATGCCGAAACTCGATGCCTATCAGGACGAAATAGCCAAAAAGGGCACCAAGAACAAAAAAATCGACCAGCGCGGCACCAAGAGCCATCCCGCCCTGAAAGAGGGCAAGCCCGGCGGCGGCGTGATCACCAATAACGCCGCCACCGGTATCCTGGCGTCAGACCCATACGAGATCAAAGTTGCGGTAGGCTACATGAACAACTTTGTCTTTTCCTGCACCGGGGCCGAGCGTTGGGAGAAGGCGATGGAAAAAATCCCCTTCTTTGCCCACATCACCACCCACGCCTCGGAAATGACCCAGTATGCCGACATCGTCCTGCCGGGTGCCAGCTCCATGTACGAAAAACTCTGCTGGGTGAAGCAGAAACAGAACCGTTACGCCCAGTGCACCCTGCTGCAACAGGTAGTAAAACCCATGTGGGAAGTGATCAATGACGAAACCGAATTCCCGTGGATGCTAGGTGAAAAGTTTGCCGAACGCGGTTTTCCGAACCTGATCGATTTCCTCAAAAAAGAATTCAAGGACCCGGAAACCGGCAAGGAAGCGACCAATTCCAAAGAGTTTACCGAATATGCGGTCAAATACTACACCCAGGATCTCTGGAACGGCAAGGATGTCGGCGGCGACAAGATCAACGGTTGGGCCGAGATGCAAAAACGCGGCATGTGGAACTCCGATGCGCAGCCATACAAGAAGCGCTGGGGCGGCAAGTTCGGCAAGGATGAAGAAAAAGACGGCAAGAAAACCACCAAGGGTACCGTTACCCACAAGTTCGAGTTCTACAGTGAAACCCTCAAGCATGCCCTAGAGAAACACGCCGAAAAGCACAAGACCACGGTTGATGACATCCTGGCCGCCTGCAACTATACGGCTGCCGGGGAACTGGCCTTCGTGCCCCATTATGAACCGCCTTTCCGGTACGGCAGCATGGCGGAATACCCCTTCACCTTTATCGACTACAAGTCCCGCCTGAACCGTGAAGGCCGTAGCGCCAACAGCCCGTGGTATAACGAGTTCAAGCATGTCGATCCAGGCGATGTTGGCCATCAGGACGTGCTCAAGATCAACCCCGCCGATGCAAAAAAACTCGGGATCAAGGATGGCGATGCCCTTCGTGTAACTTCAGTCGCAGCCACTATCGACTGCACTGCCCGTCTCTGGGAAGGAATCCGACCCGGGACGGTGGCCAAGGCTTTCGGTCAGGGCCACTGGGCCTACGGCAAGGTAGCGGCAAAAGACTACACCAAGGCTGAACCGCGTGGCGGCAACAACAACACCCTCATGCCCTTTGATACCGAACGGCTGAGCGGCGGCAATGTGCGAAACGGCGGGTTCACCGGCGTTAAAATCGAACGAGTTTAA
- a CDS encoding arsenate reductase ArsC: MSSHDQSANRHPSTVNRTRILFLCTGNSCRSQMAEGWARHLKVDVIEAYSAGIEKHGLNPLAVKVMAEAGVDISNHTSQTVDELPVFEFDYVITVCGHANENCPYFPGPARVVHVGFDDPPKLAEHAASEEEALVHFRRVRDEIRKFIETLPSSLSN; this comes from the coding sequence ATGTCATCGCACGATCAATCCGCCAACCGTCACCCGTCAACTGTCAACCGCACAAGAATCCTGTTTTTGTGCACCGGCAACTCCTGCCGCAGCCAGATGGCCGAAGGGTGGGCGCGCCATCTCAAAGTTGATGTGATTGAAGCATACTCCGCCGGAATTGAAAAGCACGGGTTGAATCCGCTGGCGGTAAAAGTGATGGCCGAGGCCGGGGTCGACATCTCAAACCACACCTCGCAGACCGTTGACGAGTTGCCTGTTTTTGAATTCGACTACGTGATCACGGTCTGCGGTCACGCCAATGAGAATTGTCCCTATTTCCCGGGTCCTGCCAGGGTGGTCCATGTCGGCTTTGACGACCCTCCGAAACTTGCTGAACACGCTGCCTCAGAAGAAGAAGCTCTGGTCCATTTCCGCCGGGTACGGGATGAGATCAGAAAATTTATCGAAACCCTGCCCTCTTCACTATCCAATTAA